The genomic DNA ATGGATTCATAAACGCTTCGGGAACATATAAAAAGGAGGTAAATGAAAAATGCCCGGCCATTGCCCACAAAAGTGGAAGAGATAAGATTAAAGAGAAGAGAAACTTTCTTTGCTGCTTTTGGATTTCCTGTAAACGATGGTCGACTGATTCCTTTTCATTTTCGTCGGATTTTACAGTTGCCCCGTATCCAAGCTTTTCTATTTTTTGAATCAAATCCGTAACAGACACAGCCGCTGGATTGTATTCAACAGCTGCTTTTTCTAGAGCGAGGTTCACGTTGGCACCGACGACACCGTCAAGTTTGTTTAACCCTTTTTCAATACGTGTGGAACATGCTGCACATGTCATGCCAGTCACATTTAGCTCGGCTTTTTCAGTAATCACGTCATATCCAAGCGCACGAATTTTCTCTTGAATGTTAGCTGGTCCTGTCACAGAGGCATCAAACTTTACCGTCGCTTTTTCGAGAGCTAAATTTACATTGGCATCCGTAACTCCGTCCATTTTTTTCAGACCTTTTTCAATGCGAGTAGAACATGCAGCACAAGTCATACCGGAAATTTGAAATTGGTTTTCTAGTACTTTTTCACTCATATGAAAAACTCCTTATACCTATATAGGGTATGTTTTTTTTGAAAAGAGAACGTGCTATTTCTAGCACGCTGTCTTTTTGTCTAGCTCCGCTTTTCTATTTACTTTACATCATAACCTTGATCATCAATTGTTTCTTTGATTGTATCCAATGATACTTTGTCAGCATCAAACTCTACAGCAACAGATTTATTTTCTAGATTAACCTTTACAGCTGATACTCCAGCTAATTCCCCAACACTACCTTCTACTGCTTTTACGCAGTGTCCACATGACATACCTTCTACTTGTAATGTAACTTTTTCCATCATTAACAACTCCTTATTTTTTCATTAATTTTTGAATGGTAACCAATACTTCATCTAAAACTTCCATGTCGCCTTCTTGTAGTCGATCTACGACACAGCCCTTTAGATGACCCTCAAGCAATATTTTCGCAACACTATTTAAAGCCGATTGAGTGGCGGAGATTTGTGTAATAACATCATCACAATAGGTGTCTTTTTCAATTAATCCCTTGATCCCTCGAATTTGACCTTCAATGCGATTTAGTCGTGTGACAAGATTGCCTTTCACTTTATCTGAATGGTGACTTTTTCGATCACTGCTATGGCAGATTTCCTCTTCATATAGCAAAGAATCATCTTGATTCATATGACTCCCTCCTTTTATGAGTTAATAATAGCATACCCCTGTATAGTATGTAAATTAAAAATAAAAGAAATATATGGATAATTTTTGAACAGGATTCTATAAGAAAAGGCTCCCCATAAGGAAGCCCTATGATTCATCTTTTACCCGCAGCAATCGAAGGCTGTTCAGCGTCACAATTAGCGTGGCTCCCATATCCGCAAAGATGGCAATCCATAATGTTAGCCAACCTGGAACCACGAGTAATAACGCCAATAGCTTGATACCAAGTGAAAAGGTGATATTCTGTTTAATGATAGTTAATGCCTTTCTACTTAACTTCACCGTGAATGGAAGCTTTCTCAAATCATCAGCCATAAGCGCAATATCCGCTGTTTCTAGGGCCGTATCAGTTCCTGCTCCTCCCATCGCAATGCCAACGGAGGAAGCTGCTAAGGCTGGTGCATCATTTACACCATCACCAACCATAGCCACCCGCTGATAAGTAGCACGCAATTCTTTAATAAAAGAGAGCTTTTCTTGAGGAAGAAGATTCGCTTTTACCTCGTTTACTCCTGCCTTTTGTCCAATTGCCTTTGCCGTACCTTCATTGTCTCCTGTAAGCATAATAGTCTTTTGCAGTCCGAGTGAGTGAAGCTGTTGTACCACGTATTTTGTTTCTTCTCGAATCTCATCGGCCACTGCCACTAATGCTAGGAACTGTTGGGATGAACTAACAGCCATCACTGTTTTTCCTTGTTCCTCGAGCACAGTAATTTTTTCACGAAAAACTGTTGCCAAGCCACCCTCCAACTGTTCATGAATAAAACTTGGACTTCCCACATAATACTTCGTTCCAGCAATTTTCCCAACGATCCCTTTTCCCGTGACAGATGTAAAATCCTCCAGTTCTAAATGGTCGTAATTCAATTCCCATTGATCAGCCTTTTTTAAAATAGCCGTGGCAAGTGGATGCTGAGAGACCTTTTCTAGTGCTGCTATAATGGCAAAAGTCTCGTTGGCAGGAATATTCGGAGCGGTTTCATAGTCGGTGACGACCGGGATGCCCTTAGTTAATGTACCGGTTTTATCAAACGCAATCGCCTTTATGGCTCCCATTTCCTCTAAATGAATACCACCTTTAATTAAAACGCCTCTTTTTGCTGCATTTCCAATGGCTGTTACGATAGCAACAGGTGTGGAAATAACTAAAGCACATGGACAACCAACCACTAACACAGCCAACCCTTGATATACCCACTCATTCCACTCAGCGCCGAACAATAACGGCGGAACAACTGTAACTCCAAGAGCGAATAACATAATAATGGGTGTGTAATACTTTGCAAAGCGGTCAACAAATGCCTGTGATGGAGCTCTTTCCGCTTGCGCTTCTTCAACCAAATGGATGATTTTCGCAATCGTCGTATCTTCCACATGTTTTGTTACCTTTACCTCAAGGAAACCTTCTTCATTTAGGGTCCCGGCGTAAACTTCATCGTTTACTCCCTTTGCAACAGGTACAGACTCCCCAGTAATGGCTGCCTGATTGATGGATGACAGGCCTTTTACGATGATCCCATCCATCGCTAATTTTTGGCCTGGCTTTACAAGTAGAACATCATTT from Robertmurraya sp. FSL R5-0851 includes the following:
- the copZ gene encoding copper chaperone CopZ; this encodes MEKVTLQVEGMSCGHCVKAVEGSVGELAGVSAVKVNLENKSVAVEFDADKVSLDTIKETIDDQGYDVK
- a CDS encoding metal-sensing transcriptional repressor: MNQDDSLLYEEEICHSSDRKSHHSDKVKGNLVTRLNRIEGQIRGIKGLIEKDTYCDDVITQISATQSALNSVAKILLEGHLKGCVVDRLQEGDMEVLDEVLVTIQKLMKK
- a CDS encoding heavy metal translocating P-type ATPase, giving the protein MDNSTGLTNSKQVYRVQGLSUASCAKKFETNVKHLDGVFDANINFGAAKLTVFGEATVEDIEKAGAFDGIKVQPEKARIQEVKEPFLKKYAMVLASFMLLLIGWISGEISGEESPISMVAYASSMILGGYRLFRTGFKNLFRLEFDMKTLMTIAVIGAAIIGEWGEGATVVILFAISEVLESYSMDKARQSIRSLMDIAPKEAMIRRGTKEMIVNVEDIQINDVLLVKPGQKLAMDGIIVKGLSSINQAAITGESVPVAKGVNDEVYAGTLNEEGFLEVKVTKHVEDTTIAKIIHLVEEAQAERAPSQAFVDRFAKYYTPIIMLFALGVTVVPPLLFGAEWNEWVYQGLAVLVVGCPCALVISTPVAIVTAIGNAAKRGVLIKGGIHLEEMGAIKAIAFDKTGTLTKGIPVVTDYETAPNIPANETFAIIAALEKVSQHPLATAILKKADQWELNYDHLELEDFTSVTGKGIVGKIAGTKYYVGSPSFIHEQLEGGLATVFREKITVLEEQGKTVMAVSSSQQFLALVAVADEIREETKYVVQQLHSLGLQKTIMLTGDNEGTAKAIGQKAGVNEVKANLLPQEKLSFIKELRATYQRVAMVGDGVNDAPALAASSVGIAMGGAGTDTALETADIALMADDLRKLPFTVKLSRKALTIIKQNITFSLGIKLLALLLVVPGWLTLWIAIFADMGATLIVTLNSLRLLRVKDES